The following are encoded together in the Pedobacter steynii genome:
- the dctA gene encoding C4-dicarboxylate transporter DctA produces the protein MIKISKNLTFQVIVAIFLGILAGVFFPNFADSARLISKTFINMISMLIAPIIFFTIVLGIAKMGDMKKVGRVGGKALLYFEIITTVAILIGLVTANLIRPGDGVTPHLSKHASELAATPPKDTNWLEFISEIISPNVFESFAKGNILQILFFAILFGFALSKMGRAGRHTITAFDNISQVIFNMMKFVMKLAPVGAFGGMAFTIGKYGLSSLIPMGKVMLVVYITCIIFIFVVLNFICYLYKFSLWQYLKYIRQEILIVLGTSSSESALPSMIQKMERFGCSKSVVGLVIPTGYSFNLDGTAIYLSIALIFLTQVFKIELSAAEQVTAMGILMVTSKGAAGVTGSGFIVLSSTLVSMKLMPIENVTILLGVDRFMSEARSITNLIGNGIAVVVIAKSEKEFDEEKYQLAISPKAIEEPGF, from the coding sequence ATGATAAAAATCTCCAAAAACCTAACCTTTCAGGTGATCGTTGCTATTTTCCTGGGCATATTGGCCGGGGTATTTTTCCCAAACTTTGCTGATTCTGCCCGCCTGATCAGCAAAACGTTCATCAATATGATCAGCATGCTCATTGCACCCATCATTTTCTTTACCATTGTGCTCGGCATCGCCAAAATGGGTGATATGAAAAAGGTTGGCCGTGTGGGTGGAAAAGCATTGCTCTATTTTGAAATCATTACCACTGTGGCCATTTTAATCGGCCTGGTTACCGCCAATCTGATCAGACCTGGAGATGGGGTGACGCCACACCTCAGCAAGCATGCTTCAGAACTGGCTGCCACACCTCCAAAAGACACGAACTGGCTGGAGTTTATCAGCGAGATCATCTCTCCCAATGTCTTCGAATCCTTTGCCAAGGGAAATATCCTTCAGATTCTTTTCTTTGCCATACTTTTTGGTTTTGCATTGAGCAAAATGGGACGCGCCGGAAGACATACCATTACTGCATTCGACAACATCTCTCAGGTTATTTTTAACATGATGAAGTTTGTGATGAAGCTGGCCCCGGTAGGTGCTTTCGGGGGGATGGCTTTCACCATTGGAAAGTATGGATTATCCAGTCTGATTCCTATGGGAAAGGTGATGCTGGTCGTTTACATCACCTGTATCATCTTTATATTTGTGGTCCTCAATTTTATCTGTTACCTCTATAAATTCAGTTTATGGCAATACCTGAAATACATTCGTCAGGAAATTCTGATCGTACTGGGTACCTCCTCTTCCGAATCCGCATTGCCGAGCATGATCCAGAAAATGGAACGCTTCGGCTGCTCAAAATCGGTAGTAGGACTGGTCATTCCAACGGGCTATTCTTTTAACCTGGACGGAACGGCCATTTACCTGTCTATCGCCCTGATTTTTTTAACCCAGGTTTTTAAAATAGAACTCAGCGCTGCAGAACAGGTCACCGCCATGGGAATTTTGATGGTTACCTCCAAAGGGGCCGCCGGAGTAACAGGCAGCGGTTTTATCGTACTTAGTTCTACTTTGGTGTCCATGAAACTCATGCCCATTGAAAATGTAACCATTCTTTTAGGAGTGGACCGCTTCATGTCGGAAGCAAGGTCAATCACCAACCTCATCGGAAATGGGATTGCAGTAGTAGTCATCGCAAAAAGTGAAAAAGAGTTTGATGAAGAAAAATACCAATTGGCCATTAGTCCAAAAGCGATAGAAGAGCCTGGTTTTTAA
- a CDS encoding discoidin domain-containing protein has protein sequence MKKNACLLLLVAAFLFACKKSDVPGVPAEEVPTDTGYHYKSDYAYNLNVVYFIASDKTANDDYHRRISEVMLQGQEFYGKWMKHWGFGDKSFGLLKDVAKKRIKIIEIKGKLSQSNYSYDSGSGNVLKEINEYFAAHPAEKTSDHTLIIMCVKDIQADKAPFYGLGRNCFALDYPGMDIKDLGAGGTAGSEATGWIGGLMHELGHGINLPHNGGQKSENTQFGTSLMGAGNSTYGKAPTYLTKADCAILNNNQVFSKVTRSDWYTSFSPVITRLNAKYEGGNIVVSGRFSGGGGVNYINFYNDGNKNGIGGNKDYDAVPWSTQKIGLDSFYVSMPFSEFTNTEDYPYELRIMFCNQNGSLVTAPYPYEIKNGQPLVDFGDKNEYNKTNWQVIDFSSEETVAEDGKVANILDKNNTTAWVTRWNTNAPTFPHHFVVNMEQSLVADGFTFTQRGGSSKIKDMQILTSTDNISWTALGNYVLKDVGGPQFIYLPAPKTFKYFKVIVTSATDGRQYASLAEVGVFKN, from the coding sequence ATGAAAAAAAATGCCTGTCTGCTACTGCTGGTAGCAGCCTTTCTATTCGCCTGTAAAAAAAGCGATGTTCCCGGAGTACCTGCGGAAGAAGTTCCAACCGATACCGGATACCATTACAAATCTGATTATGCTTACAACCTGAATGTGGTTTATTTCATCGCTTCCGATAAAACGGCCAATGATGATTACCACCGCAGGATTAGTGAAGTGATGCTTCAAGGTCAGGAATTTTACGGAAAATGGATGAAACACTGGGGATTTGGAGATAAGAGTTTCGGATTGCTAAAAGATGTGGCTAAGAAAAGAATAAAGATCATAGAGATCAAAGGAAAACTGAGTCAGTCTAATTATTCCTATGATTCCGGATCTGGAAATGTATTAAAAGAAATAAACGAATACTTTGCCGCTCATCCGGCTGAAAAAACGAGCGACCATACGCTCATCATCATGTGTGTTAAAGACATTCAGGCAGATAAGGCTCCTTTTTATGGATTAGGCCGTAATTGTTTTGCACTGGATTATCCCGGAATGGACATTAAAGATTTAGGCGCTGGCGGAACAGCTGGTTCAGAGGCTACGGGCTGGATTGGCGGATTGATGCATGAGCTGGGGCACGGGATCAACCTACCACATAATGGCGGTCAGAAATCAGAAAATACACAATTTGGAACTTCCTTAATGGGCGCCGGAAATTCGACTTATGGGAAAGCACCAACTTACCTGACAAAAGCTGATTGTGCGATTTTAAACAACAATCAGGTTTTTAGTAAAGTGACCAGATCAGATTGGTATACTTCTTTTAGTCCGGTAATTACCCGTTTGAATGCAAAATATGAAGGCGGAAATATTGTTGTTTCCGGACGGTTCTCCGGAGGAGGGGGAGTAAACTATATTAACTTTTATAATGACGGGAATAAGAATGGAATCGGCGGAAATAAAGACTATGATGCCGTTCCATGGTCAACACAAAAGATTGGGTTGGATAGCTTCTATGTCAGCATGCCTTTCAGTGAATTTACCAACACAGAAGATTATCCTTATGAGCTTAGAATTATGTTCTGCAATCAAAACGGCAGTTTAGTGACTGCTCCATATCCCTATGAAATAAAGAACGGACAACCGCTGGTTGATTTCGGAGATAAAAACGAATACAATAAAACAAACTGGCAGGTGATTGATTTCAGTTCAGAAGAAACGGTAGCTGAAGATGGAAAGGTGGCCAATATCCTGGATAAAAACAATACCACAGCCTGGGTAACCCGCTGGAATACAAATGCACCTACTTTCCCACATCATTTTGTAGTGAATATGGAGCAATCACTTGTAGCAGATGGCTTTACTTTCACTCAGCGGGGAGGAAGTAGTAAGATAAAGGACATGCAGATCCTGACCAGTACTGATAACATCAGCTGGACAGCACTTGGAAATTATGTGTTAAAAGATGTTGGGGGCCCGCAGTTCATTTATTTGCCTGCTCCAAAGACATTTAAATATTTTAAAGTCATCGTTACCTCTGCCACTGATGGACGTCAGTATGCATCTCTCGCAGAGGTTGGCGTGTTTAAAAATTAA
- a CDS encoding SDR family NAD(P)-dependent oxidoreductase, producing the protein MALQIDLKGKTALVTGVSSGIGLGVAKMLGRAGCVVTGCALAAADSEEAGLFLETLKKEGSEAYYVQTDLSKAEGLEQLVTGAARDGGIDILVSNAGANFFEGAAECGEQEWQDNMDLNLTSHWRLTKLCRPYLERRQGLILIMTSNHAYRTIPGCFPYNIAKTALTGLVSSLAIEWGPAIRCLGIAPGFIDTPGNENWFNSFTDPKGERQRTIDLHPVKKLGTPEEIGGWCAFLASEYAAFASGTTYLIDGGRSALMQDT; encoded by the coding sequence ATGGCTTTACAGATTGATTTAAAAGGAAAAACGGCACTTGTTACCGGAGTGAGTTCGGGGATAGGTTTAGGCGTGGCAAAAATGCTGGGCAGAGCAGGATGTGTTGTTACTGGTTGCGCATTGGCAGCGGCCGATAGTGAAGAGGCGGGGTTGTTTCTGGAGACGCTTAAAAAGGAAGGTTCAGAAGCGTATTATGTTCAGACAGACCTGAGTAAAGCCGAGGGCCTGGAACAACTGGTTACAGGCGCTGCAAGAGATGGAGGAATAGATATTCTGGTTTCTAATGCAGGAGCTAATTTTTTTGAAGGTGCTGCGGAATGTGGAGAACAGGAATGGCAGGACAATATGGACCTGAACCTGACCTCGCACTGGCGACTTACGAAATTGTGCAGGCCATACCTTGAGCGGCGTCAGGGGCTCATCCTGATCATGACTTCAAATCATGCTTATCGTACCATACCGGGATGTTTCCCATATAATATTGCTAAAACTGCTTTAACTGGTTTGGTGAGCAGTCTGGCTATTGAATGGGGACCTGCCATCCGTTGTCTAGGAATTGCACCCGGATTTATTGATACGCCAGGGAACGAAAACTGGTTCAATTCCTTCACAGATCCGAAGGGTGAACGGCAGAGAACAATTGACCTTCATCCGGTGAAAAAACTGGGAACTCCAGAAGAAATAGGAGGATGGTGTGCATTTCTGGCCAGTGAGTATGCTGCCTTTGCTTCCGGAACTACCTATCTCATTGATGGTGGAAGAAGTGCTCTGATGCAGGACACCTGA
- a CDS encoding mandelate racemase/muconate lactonizing enzyme family protein, whose product MKITEVKVWLVEGVKYNWTLLKIYTDTGHTGVGEATNWPGSPIVYHAAKHVGERIIGLDPMKTDFIWTKLYRDLNWMGPYGASLCAISGIDMALLDLKGKVLGTPCYELLGGAFRKDILLYANYWFTGGGHNEADYAAQALKVKEAGFTGLKFDPFAHTNYLYGEDLSSNLTLTAQQQDLAFNVSKAVRDAVGPEFDIMIETHAMLNYRVAVKMAQRLSALDITWYEEPAGPESADNLRAMRERIPSNVSICVGERHYTRHGIRPVLEQNICDIMMPDITRCGGPSEMKRMATMMETYNVLLAPHNPNGPLSTLASAHVCASVPNFFRQEFMFNDVPWRDEVISHPIGDMLSNGHLHLSDRPGLGVDLIEEEMEKHPGILVPRPGFYV is encoded by the coding sequence ATGAAAATTACTGAGGTAAAAGTCTGGCTGGTAGAGGGGGTTAAATACAACTGGACCTTATTAAAAATCTATACAGACACGGGACATACCGGGGTTGGAGAGGCCACGAACTGGCCGGGTAGCCCGATTGTTTACCATGCCGCCAAACATGTCGGAGAAAGAATTATTGGCCTGGATCCGATGAAAACAGATTTCATCTGGACCAAACTGTATCGCGATTTAAACTGGATGGGCCCTTATGGAGCAAGTCTGTGTGCAATTAGCGGAATAGACATGGCTTTACTGGACCTCAAAGGGAAAGTATTGGGAACCCCCTGTTATGAACTGCTGGGCGGTGCATTCAGAAAAGATATTTTATTGTATGCAAATTATTGGTTTACCGGTGGTGGACATAATGAAGCGGATTATGCAGCGCAGGCGCTAAAAGTTAAAGAAGCAGGCTTTACCGGATTGAAGTTTGATCCTTTTGCCCATACCAATTACCTGTATGGAGAAGACCTTTCTTCTAACCTGACCTTAACTGCGCAGCAGCAGGATCTGGCTTTCAATGTGAGCAAGGCTGTTCGTGATGCTGTAGGCCCGGAGTTCGACATTATGATTGAAACCCATGCGATGTTAAATTATCGGGTTGCCGTAAAAATGGCCCAGCGCTTATCAGCCCTGGACATCACCTGGTATGAAGAACCCGCCGGACCTGAAAGCGCAGATAACCTACGCGCAATGAGGGAAAGAATTCCTTCCAATGTATCCATTTGTGTAGGAGAAAGGCATTATACCAGACATGGGATCAGGCCGGTTCTGGAGCAGAATATCTGCGACATCATGATGCCTGATATTACCCGTTGCGGCGGCCCTTCAGAAATGAAACGAATGGCTACCATGATGGAAACTTATAATGTTTTGCTGGCACCACATAATCCAAACGGTCCGTTATCGACCCTGGCCAGTGCACATGTCTGCGCTTCTGTGCCCAACTTTTTCAGACAGGAATTTATGTTTAACGATGTACCCTGGAGGGATGAAGTGATTAGTCATCCGATTGGGGATATGCTGAGTAATGGTCATTTGCACTTATCTGACCGGCCTGGCCTTGGGGTAGATCTTATCGAAGAAGAAATGGAAAAGCACCCGGGAATTCTGGTTCCAAGACCTGGTTTTTACGTTTAA
- a CDS encoding glycoside hydrolase family 2 protein — translation MLKQLHCVSIVLLFTIGSAYSQEYKTVQNYGAADCGDCLLTRLGQVYTYTQQEIPADILPVSRKERTIFFSGRMSIPFAVTDVRSKYQLKLTYLSDSKDRKIKVVADGAVLNAAVALPYGKALTVTYDIPVAAYQDGAFMFDIIALSGANIPVSRLEILSTGSKPLVYKDVLAEKINTQSFTPDRLSPVPALVANVKSPVLSLNGTWDFEYKTQQGKIQVPGEWEMQGYHVDSAQHASYTTSFELPADWKDKRIKLRFDGVSSHCEVLLNGKLLGTHEGGFVIFEMDASPAVKAGTNKLEVRVASLTISDKLGCVSQYAAHTVGGILRKVTLTALPELNIAEIYPQVRFDEHFQHAKLRIDYQVLNESKWPGEVALKFILLDREGKEVSISGNSVEKKNLRPAMDFKGSLNLAVHQPEKWDTEHPYLYTLVSRLISKGRVIQENRQKLGFRQIDIRGNQFFVNNKPIKLHGANRHDISTLGGRSISEALNRKDAELFRNANCNYIRTSHYPPSEEFLAACDSLGMFVEAEAAITWVEHHASPIWKEWNYLNPDFVPHFLRANFENIRGNRNHPSIVIWSIANESRWSPLWDKVNKEVKKYDPLRPTAFHDQTYGGFNNAGSKADIRNIHYPGLGGPEQTDKFTDRPVLFGEYCHVQTYNRLEEVTDPYVRADWGRMLHQMYNKMYTHQACLGGAIWAGIDDIFHKPDSTIVGYGPWGSVLDGWRREKPEFISVRKSYAPFVITNLKEARPKNGVLLLKIENRYNFANLKEGQLRYHVDGVSKSATMDIPARSSGELELQVPENAKVVNITFTDPRGFVTQEEQLILSAAGTVIPAESNVKVKLKKSAEGVVLSRGAQKYTFDKTTGRVTDNEVLGGIAMMVVPMNGDDGGAPHIAGNNYQRNIKPIRYQPEGNWKTSMLSSSADKESATVTVEGSYKYLKGAFNYKFLADGTIEIEYHFKVMDTVKINPRQWGLAFELPSGFQHLNYSSKGYWSVYPENDIARTAGDIQARPVHQKYVEAALQVPVGPWAADANDLGSRDFRSTKANIYHARLSNDKGDQLTVYSDGTQSARSWIDGNKTRFLIAELNGGGSDGFFESYYSKERRPLKMGSELKGKIKLKLEASK, via the coding sequence ATGCTAAAACAATTACACTGTGTATCCATTGTGTTGCTGTTCACAATTGGATCTGCATACAGTCAGGAATACAAAACAGTCCAGAATTATGGTGCTGCAGATTGCGGGGATTGCCTGTTAACCAGGCTTGGGCAGGTTTATACCTATACTCAACAGGAAATTCCTGCCGATATTTTACCGGTCAGCCGGAAAGAAAGAACGATTTTTTTTTCCGGCAGGATGTCGATTCCGTTTGCGGTTACTGATGTCAGGAGTAAGTACCAGTTAAAGCTGACTTATCTTTCTGATTCCAAAGACCGCAAAATCAAAGTTGTGGCTGATGGAGCGGTGTTGAATGCTGCCGTGGCACTACCTTATGGGAAAGCTTTGACGGTAACCTATGATATTCCTGTTGCTGCTTATCAGGATGGGGCATTTATGTTTGATATCATTGCACTTTCGGGTGCCAATATTCCGGTCAGCCGGCTGGAAATCTTATCTACCGGATCAAAACCATTGGTTTACAAAGATGTTCTGGCGGAAAAAATCAATACCCAATCTTTTACACCAGATCGTTTGTCTCCGGTTCCTGCATTGGTCGCAAATGTGAAATCTCCGGTTTTATCCTTAAACGGAACATGGGATTTTGAATATAAAACACAACAGGGGAAAATCCAGGTTCCCGGAGAGTGGGAGATGCAGGGATATCACGTAGATTCTGCGCAGCATGCTTCTTATACGACTTCCTTTGAACTTCCCGCTGACTGGAAGGACAAAAGAATAAAATTACGTTTTGACGGGGTAAGTTCACATTGTGAGGTGCTGCTGAATGGAAAGCTGCTGGGTACCCATGAGGGCGGCTTTGTGATCTTTGAGATGGACGCCAGTCCTGCGGTAAAAGCCGGAACAAATAAGCTTGAAGTGAGAGTGGCCAGTTTAACAATTTCTGATAAGCTGGGTTGTGTATCTCAATATGCAGCGCATACTGTAGGTGGAATTTTAAGAAAGGTGACCTTAACGGCATTGCCGGAACTGAATATTGCTGAAATCTATCCTCAGGTGAGGTTTGATGAGCACTTTCAGCATGCTAAGCTCCGGATTGATTATCAGGTTTTGAATGAATCGAAATGGCCAGGAGAGGTGGCGCTGAAATTTATACTGCTGGATAGGGAAGGAAAGGAAGTCAGCATCAGTGGAAATTCCGTTGAAAAGAAAAACCTTCGTCCGGCTATGGACTTCAAGGGAAGTCTTAACCTTGCTGTTCATCAACCTGAAAAATGGGATACGGAACATCCTTATCTCTACACTTTGGTAAGCCGTCTGATCAGTAAAGGTAGAGTGATACAGGAAAACAGGCAGAAATTAGGTTTCAGGCAGATTGATATCCGGGGAAACCAGTTTTTTGTCAATAATAAACCGATAAAACTTCATGGTGCCAACAGGCATGACATCAGTACACTCGGCGGCAGAAGTATCAGTGAGGCCTTGAACCGGAAAGATGCGGAATTGTTCAGAAATGCCAATTGTAATTATATCCGTACTTCTCATTATCCTCCTTCAGAAGAATTTCTGGCGGCATGCGACTCTTTGGGGATGTTTGTGGAAGCCGAAGCAGCGATTACCTGGGTGGAGCATCATGCCAGTCCGATCTGGAAAGAATGGAACTACCTGAATCCTGATTTTGTGCCTCATTTTTTAAGGGCGAACTTTGAAAACATCCGGGGAAACCGAAACCATCCTTCTATCGTTATCTGGTCCATTGCCAATGAATCCAGGTGGAGCCCATTGTGGGATAAGGTAAATAAGGAGGTGAAGAAATATGATCCCTTACGTCCTACGGCTTTTCACGACCAGACTTACGGGGGATTTAACAATGCAGGAAGCAAAGCCGACATCAGAAACATCCATTATCCTGGTCTGGGCGGACCAGAACAAACCGATAAATTTACCGACAGGCCCGTATTGTTTGGTGAGTATTGTCATGTGCAGACCTATAACCGGCTGGAAGAAGTAACCGATCCTTATGTACGTGCAGATTGGGGAAGAATGCTGCATCAGATGTACAATAAAATGTATACCCATCAGGCCTGTCTGGGTGGTGCGATCTGGGCAGGTATTGATGATATTTTCCATAAACCAGATAGCACGATTGTGGGTTATGGTCCATGGGGATCTGTGCTGGATGGCTGGAGAAGGGAAAAGCCGGAGTTTATCTCGGTAAGGAAATCTTATGCGCCATTTGTCATCACTAACCTAAAAGAAGCCAGACCTAAGAATGGAGTACTGCTATTGAAAATAGAGAACAGGTATAATTTTGCCAATCTTAAGGAAGGGCAGCTCCGTTATCATGTTGATGGAGTATCTAAGTCGGCCACCATGGATATTCCGGCCAGATCTTCAGGGGAACTGGAATTGCAGGTACCTGAGAACGCTAAGGTTGTCAACATCACTTTTACCGATCCGAGGGGATTTGTGACGCAGGAAGAGCAACTGATTTTGTCGGCCGCAGGAACGGTCATTCCAGCGGAATCAAATGTGAAAGTTAAACTTAAGAAATCCGCTGAAGGGGTGGTGCTGAGTCGTGGTGCTCAAAAATATACTTTTGATAAGACTACGGGTAGGGTGACCGACAATGAAGTTCTCGGAGGAATCGCCATGATGGTGGTTCCCATGAATGGAGATGACGGTGGTGCCCCTCATATTGCCGGAAACAATTACCAGCGAAACATCAAACCCATTAGGTATCAGCCGGAGGGCAATTGGAAAACAAGTATGCTGAGCAGTTCAGCAGATAAAGAATCGGCGACTGTAACTGTAGAAGGTAGTTACAAATACCTGAAGGGTGCCTTTAACTATAAATTTCTGGCAGATGGAACAATTGAAATTGAGTATCATTTTAAGGTGATGGATACCGTTAAAATTAATCCCAGACAATGGGGGCTGGCTTTCGAACTGCCCTCAGGTTTTCAACATTTAAATTATTCCAGCAAAGGCTATTGGAGTGTTTATCCTGAAAATGACATTGCCAGAACGGCGGGTGATATTCAGGCTCGTCCGGTGCATCAAAAATATGTAGAGGCAGCGTTACAGGTACCTGTTGGTCCCTGGGCAGCAGATGCAAATGATCTGGGAAGCCGGGATTTCAGAAGTACTAAAGCCAACATTTATCATGCCCGCCTGAGTAATGATAAAGGAGATCAGCTGACAGTTTATTCTGACGGAACGCAAAGCGCGAGAAGTTGGATTGATGGAAATAAAACACGTTTTCTGATTGCGGAACTAAATGGCGGTGGTTCTGATGGTTTCTTTGAAAGCTATTACAGCAAAGAACGCAGGCCATTAAAGATGGGTTCTGAGTTAAAAGGAAAAATTAAGCTTAAATTAGAAGCATCTAAATAA
- a CDS encoding RraA family protein: MIPLRSPKNDDELIALIKSELFTAVIGDIMDKLGFLNQFLPPQVQPLRKDMTVVGRAMPVLEADVFESADRGNNPVLQKPFGLMLEALDDLKKDEVYICSGASPSYALWGELMSMRALTLGAAGAVVNGYSRDTKGILELNFPTFSYGSYAQDQAPRGKVIDFRTSIEMNGVVIRNGDYVIGDRDGVCIVPHDASEEIFRLAFEKARGEKIVFQKIKEGMSAKAAFETYGIM, encoded by the coding sequence ATGATCCCATTGCGAAGTCCAAAGAACGATGACGAATTGATTGCCCTGATAAAAAGCGAACTTTTTACCGCGGTTATAGGTGATATTATGGATAAACTGGGGTTCCTGAATCAGTTTTTGCCTCCTCAGGTACAGCCTTTAAGAAAGGATATGACCGTAGTGGGCAGAGCGATGCCGGTACTGGAGGCCGATGTTTTTGAATCTGCCGACAGGGGCAATAATCCTGTTTTGCAAAAACCGTTTGGTCTGATGCTGGAAGCTTTGGACGACCTGAAAAAGGATGAAGTATACATTTGCAGCGGAGCATCCCCTTCTTACGCATTATGGGGAGAATTAATGAGTATGAGGGCCCTGACGCTCGGTGCTGCGGGAGCTGTTGTAAATGGCTATTCACGCGATACCAAGGGGATTCTGGAATTGAATTTTCCCACCTTCTCCTACGGAAGTTATGCGCAGGATCAGGCCCCCAGAGGAAAGGTAATTGACTTCCGGACTTCGATAGAGATGAATGGGGTAGTGATCCGGAATGGAGATTATGTGATTGGTGACCGGGATGGGGTCTGTATTGTACCGCATGATGCTTCTGAAGAAATTTTCAGACTTGCTTTTGAAAAAGCCAGGGGAGAGAAAATTGTCTTTCAAAAGATTAAAGAAGGGATGTCGGCCAAAGCTGCATTTGAAACCTATGGGATTATGTAA
- a CDS encoding AraC family transcriptional regulator, protein MQPLLLETKTVLYQSIFVKEVNMKYLTNPLHFHNEYEMVLITKSNGRRIVGDSIENFSEGDLIIMGPNLPHVMYNDKEYYEPESKREVKAIVTYFRLDWLSDNFLNSNEVNRFNELLKDIRRGIRIYGRSRDLVVGLLNELLISDGLKRIIHLLSILDLLSETKEYKCLSSVGYTNPHNQKDVQRIDKIYNYVMNNFTQNISLDETAAMANMTTASFCKYFKGRTQKTFTHFVNEIRIGYACKLLYNDHLTVSQICFQSGFNNLTNFNRNFKRFIKVSPSDYKRNLKP, encoded by the coding sequence ATGCAACCACTTCTACTCGAAACGAAAACTGTCTTATACCAAAGCATCTTTGTAAAGGAGGTAAATATGAAATACCTGACTAATCCTTTACATTTTCACAATGAATATGAAATGGTACTGATCACCAAAAGCAATGGAAGAAGAATTGTGGGAGACAGCATAGAAAACTTCTCGGAAGGAGATCTGATCATTATGGGCCCCAACCTACCCCATGTGATGTATAATGATAAAGAATATTATGAACCGGAAAGCAAGCGCGAGGTTAAAGCAATCGTAACTTATTTCAGGCTGGATTGGTTAAGTGATAATTTTCTGAATTCAAATGAAGTCAACAGGTTCAACGAGCTCTTAAAGGACATCCGACGGGGCATAAGGATATACGGGCGCTCCAGAGATCTGGTGGTTGGCCTCCTGAACGAATTGCTAATCAGCGATGGTTTAAAAAGAATCATCCACCTGTTGAGCATTCTGGACCTCTTGTCTGAGACAAAAGAGTACAAATGTCTTTCCAGTGTCGGTTATACCAATCCCCATAATCAGAAAGATGTTCAGCGGATCGATAAAATTTATAATTATGTGATGAACAACTTCACACAGAATATCAGTCTGGATGAAACTGCCGCCATGGCCAATATGACTACCGCCTCATTTTGTAAATATTTTAAAGGCCGGACGCAAAAAACCTTTACTCATTTCGTCAATGAAATCAGGATCGGATATGCCTGTAAATTATTGTACAATGACCACCTGACCGTTTCGCAGATCTGCTTTCAAAGTGGTTTCAATAACCTCACCAATTTTAACCGGAACTTCAAACGTTTCATCAAAGTCAGTCCATCGGATTATAAAAGAAATTTAAAACCTTGA
- a CDS encoding SDR family oxidoreductase has product MDITNNTILITGGSAGIGFEIAKAFTAAGNKVIITGRDQQRLDEALLQLPGATGFKGDISSEADTEALVAVLLKDFPTLNIVVNNAGQAYKYNIAEPSNAFEKAQDEMLTNYLAVVRLNEKLLPQLKAQSSAAIVNVTSIVALVPGQLTTYSASKAALHSYSQSLRIALERSSGQVKVFELMPPLVNTSFSAIINGHNGIPAAEVATDLITALEKDEYEIHVGNTRYIYELSLSSPEEALTLMNPVA; this is encoded by the coding sequence ATGGACATTACAAATAACACCATCCTGATCACCGGCGGAAGCGCAGGAATTGGATTTGAAATCGCTAAAGCTTTTACAGCCGCTGGCAATAAAGTGATCATTACCGGCAGGGATCAGCAAAGACTGGATGAAGCTTTGCTTCAGCTCCCGGGAGCCACGGGATTTAAAGGAGACATCAGTAGCGAGGCTGATACCGAAGCATTGGTTGCTGTTTTGCTAAAAGATTTCCCAACGCTCAATATCGTAGTCAACAATGCCGGGCAAGCTTATAAATACAACATTGCAGAACCTTCCAATGCCTTTGAGAAAGCCCAGGATGAAATGCTGACCAACTATTTAGCTGTTGTTCGGCTGAATGAAAAACTCCTGCCACAGCTTAAAGCACAAAGCTCGGCAGCCATTGTCAATGTGACCTCCATCGTTGCGCTGGTTCCGGGTCAGCTCACTACTTACTCCGCTTCAAAAGCAGCCTTACATTCTTATAGTCAGAGCTTAAGAATTGCACTGGAAAGAAGCAGCGGGCAAGTGAAGGTTTTTGAGCTGATGCCACCTCTGGTCAATACCAGCTTCAGCGCCATCATCAATGGCCATAATGGAATCCCTGCAGCTGAAGTAGCAACAGACCTGATTACTGCGCTTGAAAAAGACGAGTACGAGATTCATGTAGGCAACACCAGATATATTTATGAGCTGTCATTAAGCTCACCTGAAGAAGCATTGACACTCATGAACCCCGTAGCATAG